The proteins below are encoded in one region of Halorhodospira halochloris:
- a CDS encoding hybrid sensor histidine kinase/response regulator: MSHKIVGLGRLMVVLAGILFVAPAHTERTMTLGVLAFESPEVAEERWQPFIEYLDGEIEGVRIEGAIAGYAEIERLLAAGELDFLLTNPLHYISLRSDYAFSGALATLITERQGEHLRSFGGVAFTRADNEQLADWGDIPGHKIAAVHEDSLGGYQAQAMEMLSRDLPSPAEGEIEFTGMPHKQVVEEVISGAADVGFVRIGVLERLWADGDLSRDEVRIIGEQDFAGFPFAVSTQLYPEWPLVYLDQAEHEHSGIGRQVIAALLRLEADHPAARSAEIAGFSVPMDYEPVENLARALKLPPYDTTLQLSWGELWELYRAPILAISAALLVFATLTFGLLFTNRRLVLAQRELKRAQKDSEQAREEAEQAREEAERANRAKSEFLANMSHEIRTPMNAVTGLCQLLLDTDLNERQLDHLKKIYSSSRMLLGIINDILDFSKIESGQLELEAQRFDLNDVVEQIATLHEDAAQEKGLELRYAIQPDLPRIVVGDQLRITQVLTNLLSNAIKFTPRGGKVELSIFAVGDSNSTDAVRDSHGDEAADIRFQVSDSGIGISEQHIERIFAPFTQADASTTRQYGGTGLGLVICRRLVEKMGGNLEVDSRPGEGSTFYFTLRLPLGDEQSGVITDGGQQASGYASLEAQGGTADRVSPGGQARVPDLSGAVILLVEDNPLNQEVASLLLEKTGARVHTAENGSEALAAAAEQRPDLVLMDLQMPVMDGFEAAQRLQDSGYSGPIIALSAAVLDDDRRRAAAAGMQTLVKKPIEQAELYAVLAAELRPPASDAGQSAGNGDQIKPDTAVQSAAVKEGAPAAGRENYGEGNGELPSELPGFDIARGLQIIGGDRSTYVRLLKLFKEQLSEYQTTLIEPLRSGDADWEAVRRTAHTLKGSAGNIAAVELADLAARIEQDLRTGEPVDGQLVDALERALKSAEQAIGNL, translated from the coding sequence ATGTCGCACAAAATAGTCGGGCTGGGGCGGTTGATGGTCGTCCTTGCCGGCATCCTGTTTGTTGCTCCGGCCCATACCGAGCGCACTATGACCTTGGGTGTCCTAGCCTTTGAGTCCCCTGAGGTGGCCGAGGAGCGGTGGCAGCCTTTCATTGAATACCTCGATGGTGAGATTGAGGGTGTGCGCATCGAGGGGGCTATAGCCGGCTATGCTGAGATAGAGCGGCTGCTCGCTGCAGGTGAGCTCGATTTCCTGCTCACCAATCCTCTGCACTATATCAGTCTGCGCAGCGATTATGCCTTCTCCGGCGCGCTGGCGACATTGATCACAGAACGTCAGGGAGAGCACCTGCGAAGTTTTGGTGGTGTTGCCTTTACCCGAGCTGACAATGAGCAGCTTGCAGACTGGGGCGATATCCCCGGCCATAAGATAGCCGCTGTTCACGAGGACTCTTTGGGTGGTTACCAAGCGCAAGCCATGGAGATGCTCTCCAGGGACCTGCCGAGCCCCGCTGAGGGTGAAATAGAATTCACCGGCATGCCGCATAAGCAGGTCGTTGAGGAGGTGATAAGCGGCGCGGCTGATGTGGGTTTTGTGAGGATAGGGGTCCTGGAGCGCTTGTGGGCAGATGGTGACCTAAGCCGCGATGAGGTTCGTATCATCGGCGAGCAGGATTTTGCAGGTTTTCCCTTTGCCGTATCAACTCAGCTCTATCCTGAGTGGCCCCTCGTTTATCTGGATCAGGCCGAGCACGAGCATAGCGGCATAGGGCGACAGGTTATAGCGGCCTTGTTGCGTCTTGAGGCCGATCACCCTGCTGCCCGGAGCGCGGAGATAGCCGGTTTTTCGGTGCCGATGGACTACGAGCCGGTGGAGAATCTTGCCCGCGCACTGAAACTGCCTCCCTACGATACTACGCTGCAGCTGAGTTGGGGTGAGCTCTGGGAGCTCTATAGGGCTCCCATTCTTGCCATCAGCGCGGCATTGCTGGTCTTTGCCACTTTGACCTTCGGCTTGCTGTTTACTAATAGGCGGCTGGTGTTGGCTCAGAGGGAGCTTAAGCGAGCGCAAAAGGATTCTGAGCAAGCACGCGAGGAGGCTGAACAGGCTCGTGAGGAGGCGGAGCGGGCCAATCGCGCTAAGAGTGAGTTTCTGGCCAACATGAGCCACGAGATCCGCACGCCGATGAATGCGGTAACCGGGCTGTGTCAGCTGCTGCTTGATACCGATCTTAATGAGCGGCAATTAGATCACCTAAAGAAGATTTATAGCTCATCGCGGATGCTGCTCGGCATCATTAACGATATTCTGGATTTCTCCAAGATTGAGTCCGGGCAGCTGGAGCTTGAGGCTCAAAGGTTTGATCTTAATGATGTGGTTGAGCAGATTGCTACGCTCCATGAGGATGCAGCTCAGGAGAAAGGGCTTGAGTTGAGATATGCCATTCAGCCTGATCTGCCGCGCATAGTGGTGGGCGATCAGCTGCGCATCACTCAGGTGCTGACAAATCTGCTCAGTAATGCGATCAAGTTCACCCCACGCGGCGGCAAAGTTGAGCTGAGTATCTTCGCTGTTGGGGATAGTAACAGCACGGACGCTGTTAGGGACAGTCACGGCGATGAGGCCGCGGACATCCGTTTTCAGGTTAGCGATAGTGGTATCGGGATAAGTGAACAGCATATTGAGCGCATCTTTGCGCCTTTCACCCAAGCTGATGCATCAACGACCCGGCAATACGGCGGTACCGGGTTGGGGCTCGTAATCTGCCGGCGTTTAGTGGAGAAGATGGGCGGAAACCTGGAGGTTGATTCGCGGCCTGGGGAAGGTAGCACCTTTTACTTCACGCTGCGGCTGCCGCTTGGCGATGAGCAGAGCGGTGTTATTACCGATGGCGGTCAGCAGGCCTCAGGCTATGCCTCACTCGAGGCTCAGGGCGGTACAGCTGATCGTGTCAGCCCGGGTGGGCAGGCGAGGGTGCCCGATCTTAGCGGGGCGGTGATCCTGTTGGTGGAGGATAATCCGCTCAACCAGGAGGTTGCCTCGCTGCTATTGGAGAAGACAGGGGCGCGGGTCCATACGGCCGAGAACGGATCCGAGGCCTTGGCTGCGGCAGCTGAGCAGCGACCTGACTTGGTTTTGATGGATTTACAGATGCCGGTAATGGATGGCTTTGAGGCGGCGCAGCGGCTGCAAGACTCGGGGTACTCCGGGCCGATCATCGCCTTATCGGCGGCGGTGCTCGATGATGATCGGCGCCGGGCTGCAGCAGCCGGGATGCAGACGCTGGTTAAAAAGCCGATAGAGCAGGCTGAGCTCTACGCCGTTTTGGCGGCTGAGCTGCGTCCACCGGCAAGTGATGCAGGCCAATCAGCCGGTAATGGTGACCAGATTAAGCCTGATACGGCAGTGCAATCGGCAGCTGTTAAGGAGGGTGCCCCGGCCGCCGGTCGAGAAAATTATGGTGAGGGTAATGGGGAGCTGCCTAGCGAATTACCGGGATTTGATATTGCGCGCGGATTGCAGATTATCGGTGGCGATCGGTCTACTTATGTTCGTTTATTGAAGCTATTTAAGGAGCAACTTTCGGAGTATCAAACCACGCTTATTGAGCCGCTGCGCAGCGGTGATGCCGATTGGGAGGCGGTACGCCGCACAGCTCATACCCTAAAGGGCAGTGCCGGGAATATCGCTGCGGTGGAGCTCGCTGATCTGGCAGCGCGGATTGAGCAGGATTTGAGAACCGGCGAGCCGGTAGATGGGCAATTAGTTGACGCCCTGGAGCGTGCTCTTAAGAGCGCAGAGCAGGCTATCGGGAATCTTTAA
- a CDS encoding PAS domain-containing protein, with protein MHNRNYPGSTENESRELQLQLLNGLAEGVVGIDLSGNFSFLNPAACRMLGFADEHEAIGLHAHSTTHYKRADGSPFPEQECPIYQVQRTGETLQAWDDLFWRQDGSCFPVRVFASPLYGSDNQLHGIVVSFQDLTEKIEQERRYQIAQQAGGVGIWEYYPKQDKIFYDEGTWQLLGYSPHTQNSYFSFATWRDLIHPDDLAQAEPVISSSIATGQQFSLELRYWHAQQYWHWVQARGQAVEFYADNTPKRLMGAHVDIHRLKETEQALRQREQQFTEAKQIARLGNWVSDFVTKRIEWSDEIYDIFGMSQDEWEATHEAFMSAVHPEDRDKVQAALDASIRDGAKYDVEHRVLRPDGSIATVQEIGRTIHDEHGNPLRMVGTVQDITEMRALRDANRAKTQFLNAVSHDLRTPLNAVIGFADILEQTDLDEQQRQYLQLCQSGARRLNELIDTLLDLARLERGNLELSKETFSLHRCVEDLEKLLRLQAEEKNLDLTCTIDPQIPAWVYGDRVRFTQVFQNLVSNAIKFCQAGSVQAAVKQAERESYVTVTVTDSGPGIAAEDHKAIFEAFRQAGNETSRSQGSGLGLSICKELVSLMGGEIDLHSEVGVGSTFTFTVYLPQSQSPTHQATHNKPPRKDTGTASAHVLVADDEPTNTLLLQAMLERRGLRVSIARDGQQALEFWQDYAPDLLIFDLQMPAIGGFQLIAKIREREQALELPRTPAVLCTANSAESIYRESFNCGYDEILTKPISHDSITALLHRVLSLNHTNARQ; from the coding sequence ATGCACAATAGAAATTACCCTGGATCAACGGAAAACGAAAGCCGCGAACTACAGCTTCAGCTGCTTAACGGCTTAGCAGAAGGGGTCGTTGGGATTGATCTGAGCGGCAATTTTTCATTTCTCAATCCGGCCGCCTGCCGAATGCTCGGTTTTGCCGATGAGCACGAGGCTATAGGGCTCCACGCCCACAGCACCACGCACTATAAAAGGGCTGATGGCTCACCCTTTCCCGAGCAGGAGTGTCCTATCTATCAGGTCCAAAGGACCGGTGAGACGCTACAAGCCTGGGATGATCTGTTTTGGCGCCAGGATGGCAGCTGTTTTCCGGTTCGCGTCTTCGCCTCGCCACTATACGGCTCCGATAATCAGCTGCACGGTATAGTCGTCTCATTCCAGGATTTGACCGAGAAGATTGAGCAAGAGCGCCGCTATCAGATCGCACAACAGGCCGGCGGCGTAGGGATCTGGGAGTATTACCCCAAGCAGGATAAGATATTCTATGATGAAGGGACCTGGCAGCTGCTTGGCTACTCGCCGCACACCCAAAATAGCTATTTTTCCTTCGCAACTTGGCGAGACCTCATCCATCCAGACGATTTAGCCCAAGCTGAACCAGTCATTAGCTCAAGCATTGCGACAGGTCAGCAATTTAGCTTAGAGCTGCGCTATTGGCACGCCCAGCAGTACTGGCATTGGGTGCAAGCCCGCGGCCAGGCTGTCGAATTCTACGCCGACAACACCCCTAAACGGCTCATGGGGGCGCATGTAGATATCCACAGATTAAAAGAGACCGAGCAAGCCCTAAGGCAACGCGAGCAGCAATTCACCGAAGCCAAGCAAATCGCTCGTCTTGGCAATTGGGTATCAGATTTTGTCACAAAACGCATAGAGTGGTCAGATGAGATTTATGACATCTTTGGCATGAGCCAGGATGAGTGGGAGGCCACCCATGAGGCCTTTATGAGCGCGGTCCATCCAGAGGACCGGGATAAGGTCCAAGCTGCCCTCGATGCATCCATCCGCGATGGTGCCAAATACGATGTCGAGCACCGCGTCTTGCGCCCGGATGGCAGTATAGCCACCGTCCAGGAGATAGGCAGGACCATCCACGATGAGCACGGTAACCCCTTGCGCATGGTCGGCACGGTTCAGGATATAACCGAAATGCGCGCGCTGCGAGACGCCAACCGCGCCAAAACTCAGTTTCTCAACGCCGTTAGCCACGACCTGCGCACACCGCTAAATGCCGTTATCGGTTTTGCCGACATACTTGAGCAAACCGATCTTGATGAGCAGCAGCGTCAATACCTGCAGCTATGCCAGAGCGGAGCTCGCCGGCTTAATGAGCTCATTGATACACTTCTTGACTTAGCCCGCCTCGAGCGCGGCAACCTTGAGCTTAGCAAGGAGACCTTCTCTCTCCACCGCTGCGTAGAGGATCTCGAGAAGCTATTGCGCCTGCAGGCAGAAGAGAAAAATCTGGATCTGACCTGCACTATCGATCCACAAATCCCCGCTTGGGTCTACGGTGACCGGGTTCGGTTTACTCAGGTATTCCAAAACCTGGTCAGTAACGCCATTAAGTTCTGCCAGGCGGGTAGCGTACAAGCGGCGGTCAAACAAGCTGAGCGCGAGTCATACGTCACGGTTACAGTGACAGACAGTGGACCCGGCATAGCCGCAGAGGATCACAAAGCGATATTTGAGGCCTTCCGCCAAGCCGGCAACGAGACCTCAAGGAGTCAGGGCAGTGGGCTAGGCTTATCCATTTGCAAGGAGCTGGTGAGCCTGATGGGCGGAGAGATTGACCTGCACAGCGAGGTCGGCGTTGGCTCGACGTTCACCTTCACCGTCTATCTGCCGCAATCACAGTCACCAACTCATCAGGCAACACACAACAAACCGCCACGCAAGGACACGGGAACGGCTTCAGCGCACGTGCTAGTAGCCGATGACGAGCCCACCAACACCCTGCTCTTGCAAGCGATGTTGGAGAGGCGGGGGTTGCGCGTGAGTATAGCCCGCGATGGTCAGCAAGCGCTTGAGTTTTGGCAGGATTATGCCCCCGACCTGCTTATATTCGACCTGCAGATGCCGGCCATAGGTGGGTTTCAGCTGATAGCTAAAATCAGAGAACGCGAACAGGCGCTTGAGCTGCCAAGAACGCCGGCCGTATTGTGTACCGCCAACTCGGCGGAAAGCATATACCGCGAGAGTTTCAACTGTGGCTACGACGAGATCCTAACCAAGCCTATCAGCCATGACTCAATCACCGCTCTGTTGCACAGAGTGCTCAGTTTAAACCACACAAACGCCCGACAGTAA
- a CDS encoding outer membrane beta-barrel protein — MLAGINNAHAQWGQQNGGTAGDPLLAQLDIYFGAGAGRWSFDLDENNDQTYESQGGTVFAGIQLIDPFLSVEQRFTYGGSDSSGDKEVELEGVWSTVFRLSLDLTTWNQLYVLGGISAHHFTVEEENGNGPNDEVDIANFSAGVGLTHRVSERAWLYVERFFFDGIDGDFHMEVSGGAFYRF; from the coding sequence ATGCTCGCTGGCATCAATAATGCCCATGCCCAGTGGGGTCAGCAAAACGGCGGCACGGCCGGGGATCCTCTACTAGCTCAGCTCGATATCTACTTCGGAGCTGGGGCGGGTCGGTGGAGTTTTGATCTTGATGAAAATAACGACCAGACTTATGAGAGCCAGGGCGGAACCGTTTTTGCCGGCATCCAGCTGATTGATCCCTTTCTAAGTGTTGAGCAGCGCTTTACTTACGGTGGCAGTGACTCTAGCGGCGATAAAGAAGTCGAGCTTGAGGGTGTTTGGAGTACAGTGTTTCGGCTTAGCTTGGATCTGACTACCTGGAACCAGCTCTATGTACTCGGCGGGATTTCTGCACACCATTTCACTGTAGAGGAGGAGAACGGTAACGGTCCAAATGATGAGGTGGACATAGCTAATTTCTCAGCCGGTGTTGGTTTGACGCACAGGGTAAGTGAGCGGGCTTGGTTGTATGTGGAACGGTTTTTCTTCGACGGCATTGATGGCGATTTCCATATGGAGGTTTCTGGGGGAGCATTTTACCGCTTCTGA
- a CDS encoding EAL and HDOD domain-containing protein codes for MEAVYLARQPIYNRDLDVCGYELLYRHGQSGTSNVANGDSATASVIENYIMSFGLESITGGKTAYINLTRNFFVQDFIPFQKHQVVLELLEDIEPDEELITSLQYLCERGYSIALDDYILDTDERHRLYPYVNIIKVDVLNMSYQEVARHARKLIRPDGPKLLAEKVENKQMMDLCRKAGFSYFQGFFLSRPSTFSTQSMTTQRVPLLRLIAALHDPEIDLRKLESIISQDLSLTYKLLRYISSPLFGIRGGVESIRSAILYLGRQELARWAMILALVSEDNQPAERVRSLLIRARVCEQLTKHRYGGSDRGTAFTVGLFSGLDAVFDCTMESICEQLPLSDETRQALINHSGPYGRVLEAALAQEQGNWDRLQQLDIPAEQLNGFYLDAVQWADVQYQQLASSIK; via the coding sequence ATGGAAGCAGTATACCTTGCCAGGCAGCCAATTTATAACCGCGACCTAGATGTGTGCGGCTACGAGTTGCTCTATCGTCATGGCCAGTCGGGCACTTCTAATGTTGCCAATGGGGATAGTGCGACAGCTAGCGTCATCGAAAACTACATAATGTCATTTGGTCTTGAGAGCATAACCGGCGGCAAGACAGCATATATCAACCTCACGCGGAACTTCTTTGTACAGGATTTTATTCCATTTCAAAAGCACCAGGTCGTACTCGAGCTGCTTGAAGATATAGAGCCTGACGAGGAGCTGATCACTTCTCTCCAATATCTTTGTGAACGCGGCTATAGCATCGCCCTAGATGACTATATTCTTGATACTGATGAGCGTCATCGGCTTTACCCTTATGTAAATATTATTAAGGTTGATGTGCTGAACATGTCCTATCAGGAGGTCGCTCGGCACGCACGAAAGCTGATCCGCCCCGATGGCCCCAAGCTCCTCGCCGAGAAGGTTGAGAATAAGCAGATGATGGATTTATGCAGGAAGGCAGGGTTTTCCTACTTTCAGGGCTTTTTTCTCTCTCGCCCCTCGACGTTCTCGACCCAGTCAATGACGACTCAGCGGGTACCGTTGTTGCGCTTAATCGCCGCCCTGCATGATCCTGAGATAGATCTGCGTAAGCTCGAGAGTATTATCAGTCAGGATTTATCGCTAACTTACAAGCTGCTCCGCTACATCTCCTCCCCGCTGTTCGGCATACGTGGCGGAGTGGAGAGTATACGCTCAGCCATTCTGTATCTAGGCAGGCAAGAGCTGGCACGCTGGGCAATGATACTCGCTTTGGTATCAGAAGATAATCAGCCTGCCGAGAGAGTCCGCTCCTTGCTGATTAGGGCGCGAGTCTGTGAGCAATTGACCAAACATCGCTATGGCGGCTCGGATCGCGGTACCGCGTTTACAGTGGGCCTGTTTTCAGGGCTCGATGCCGTATTTGATTGCACAATGGAGAGTATCTGCGAGCAGTTACCGCTCAGCGACGAGACTAGACAAGCACTGATCAACCATTCAGGGCCATACGGGCGGGTGCTGGAGGCTGCACTTGCTCAAGAACAAGGTAATTGGGATCGCTTACAACAGCTCGACATTCCTGCAGAACAGCTAAATGGCTTCTATCTAGATGCTGTTCAATGGGCCGATGTGCAGTACCAGCAGCTTGCGAGTAGCATCAAATAA
- a CDS encoding DUF4007 family protein, which translates to MQLDPRSTSFGRHETFPLRYGWLPKGFEAIEEDPQTLHKPEIAMIKLGVGRNMVNAIQYWLQTTGIITIDGGGAHATELGKMIFAADYNGGDPYLEDDATLWIVHWLIASNATQATGFFWFFNRYAAPRFSDKELLEGLTDFVNNTLNQKKRSQNTLKSDISAITRMYAAVPGRTDEHLDSPLTDLGLIEADPHSGYRSLRTNRPFLPVTALHFALSQRFAAEPEQPALPVRSLLYGDDGKASPGAIFRLSESGFMEKLEQLMGTYPSCYELRDTAGVNQLYRGSELPDPLSILEHYYRSSL; encoded by the coding sequence ATGCAGCTAGATCCCCGCTCAACCAGTTTTGGTCGCCACGAGACCTTTCCGCTACGTTACGGATGGTTGCCTAAAGGCTTTGAGGCAATTGAGGAAGATCCGCAAACGCTCCACAAACCTGAGATAGCGATGATCAAGCTCGGGGTTGGCCGCAACATGGTCAACGCCATTCAATACTGGCTTCAAACCACCGGCATCATCACAATCGACGGGGGTGGCGCTCACGCTACCGAACTTGGCAAGATGATCTTCGCAGCCGATTACAACGGCGGCGACCCCTATCTCGAAGACGATGCCACGCTATGGATAGTCCACTGGCTGATCGCCTCTAATGCTACCCAGGCTACCGGCTTTTTCTGGTTCTTTAACCGCTATGCCGCCCCCCGCTTCAGCGATAAAGAGCTGCTTGAGGGATTGACCGATTTCGTCAACAATACTTTGAATCAAAAAAAGCGCTCCCAGAACACCCTAAAATCAGACATCTCTGCTATCACGCGCATGTATGCCGCAGTGCCCGGACGCACCGATGAGCACTTGGACTCTCCCCTCACCGATCTAGGCCTGATTGAAGCAGATCCTCACAGTGGCTATCGCAGCCTACGCACGAACCGACCATTTCTCCCAGTCACCGCACTGCACTTCGCCTTATCTCAGCGCTTTGCTGCCGAACCTGAGCAACCCGCGTTGCCGGTGCGTAGCTTACTTTACGGTGATGACGGCAAGGCCTCGCCGGGGGCCATATTCCGGCTAAGCGAGAGTGGCTTCATGGAGAAACTCGAACAGCTCATGGGCACCTATCCTAGCTGTTATGAGCTGCGCGATACCGCCGGCGTCAATCAACTCTATCGCGGCAGCGAACTTCCCGATCCACTAAGCATCCTGGAACATTATTACCGCAGCAGCCTATAG